A genome region from Trichoderma asperellum chromosome 7, complete sequence includes the following:
- a CDS encoding uncharacterized protein (CAZy:CE8~SECRETED:SignalP(1-33)) translates to MRNTWLNLVTQVSLVVQTFSSIVLAAPAAYVDCQKPTLDPLTNCPNGTILVSASSTHDVHFNTIQSAIESLPHDMSHQIILILPGNYTEQLNITRPGPVTLLGQTPHPTLQSRNQVQVYWAAANVKGRYTDNAFTAVLTVAPTLESSLTGSGPTGYPVPSNTPFGCVKFSAYNIDFRNVYAEYAAAQSLAVSISYANAGFYWCGIYSYQDTVYVGKLGNAYFYRNEIAGQVDFLYGFGTGWVQHSNLTLRSCGGGITAWKGTNTTFPNKYGIYISDSFVNAANSSIASSIVGHCYLGRPWNDLHRSVFLNTRLDASITPPGYKTWSGGAPFTNGSNYGNMTLMAEYKDYGPGFNASERLAGNITTLLSPKQARQYRTPKDVFMTPTGSQPNIDWIDAGCYTW, encoded by the exons ATGAGAAATACTTGGTTGAATCTAGTCACCCAGGTTAGCCTGGTTGTGCAAACTTTCAGCTCTATCGTCCTGGCCGCCCCAGCTGCATATGTTGACTGCCAGAAACCAACTTTGGATCCGCTAACCAACTGCCCTAATGGAACTATCTTGGTGTCGGCCTCAAGTACCCATGATGTGCACTTCAACACGATCCAGTCTGCAATTGAGTCTCTGCCTCACGACATGTCGCATCAAATTATCTTGATTCTTCCTGGAAATTATACGGAGCAGCTCAATATCACCCGCCCTGGACCGGTTACTTTGCTTGGTCAAACTCCTCATCCAACATTGCAGAGTCGAAACCAGGTGCAGGTCTATTGGGCCGCAGCCAATGTCAAGGGCCGATATACAGACAATGCATTTACAGCTGTTTTAACAGTCGCACCCACTCTTGAGTCTAGTCTAACAGGCTCCGGTCCTACTGGCTATCCAGTACCTTCCAACACTCCATTCGGCTGTGTAAAATTCAGCGCTTACAATATCGACTTTCGTAACGTGTATGCCGAATACGCAGCCGCACAATCTCTAGCCGTGAGCATAAGTTATGCCAACGCTGGGTTCTACTGGTGCGGTATCTACAGCTATCAAGACACG GTTTACGTTGGTAAGCTTGGAAATGCGTATTTCTACCGTAATGAGATTGCAGGACAAGTAGACTTTCTTTACG GTTTTGGAACTGGATGGGTTCAACATTCCAACCTTACTCTTAGATCCTGTGGCGGTGGCATTACCGCCTGGAAAGGAACAAACACGACTTTCCCCAACAAATATGGAATCTATATCTCCGATTCGTTCGTAAACGCAGCGAATTCATCAATCGCATCGTCAATAGTCGGACATTGTTACCTTGGCCGGCCTTGGAATGATCTTCACCGCAgtgtatttttaaataccaGATTGGATGCAAGCATTACTCCACCCGGCTACAAAACATGGTCGGGAGGAGCCCCATTCACCAATGGCTCAAACTACGGCAATATGACCTTAATGGCCGAGTATAAAGACTATGGGCCAGGTTTTAACGCAAGTGAACGCCTGGCCGGCAATATTACAACTCTCTTGAGCCCCAAGCAGGCTAGACAATATCGAACACCCAAAGATGTTTTTATGACACCCACAGGTTCACAGCCTAACATTGATTGGATTGATGCTGGTTGCTATACGTGGTAA
- a CDS encoding uncharacterized protein (EggNog:ENOG41), translating to MRLISLTDKSAFMQTRICKDLDKRALPNGSNTPLHNTVKYERSLFKKPKCVNIGKGNKNCSCEEDLPKFKDRRDRAVILVNSLIDSYDTVLKVKNASDESPYLYHLKGKENFTQPAIQEMQNHCTYPLIDDASDDILRLLLESAYAIGSFEDACSCFFGDQTGK from the coding sequence ATGAGGCTTATATCCTTAACCGACAAGTCTGCCTTTATGCAGACACGCATTTGCAAGGATTTGGATAAGAGGGCACTACCTAATGGCAGCAATACACCCCTTCATAACACCGTCAAATATGAGCGGTCTCTTTTTAAGAAGCCCAAATGCGTCAATATAGGCAAGGGTAACAAGAATTGCTCCTGTGAGGAAGATTTGCCCAAGTTCAAAGACCGAAGAGATCGGGCTGTGATTCTTGTCAACAGCTTAATCGACAGCTATGATACAGTGCTGAAGGTTAAGAATGCCTCTGATGAGTCTCCATATCTCTACCAtctcaaaggaaaagaaaattttacTCAGCCTGCCATCCAGGAGATGCAAAATCACTGCACGTACCCACTAATTGATGACGCCTCCGATGACATACTAAGATTGCTGCTTGAATCAGCCTATGCAATCGGCAGCTTTGAAGATGCATGTTCTTGCTTCTTTGGTGATCAAACTGGTAAATAG
- a CDS encoding uncharacterized protein (EggNog:ENOG41) has product MQRYRYTRLRRLARQNSWNDVSDETETKTSEQQPHESNSDKPADTNKDSNSVNKSSFRVEIFSVSGVDGKHVQLQETPSCPFEKPSEFIFNPKSIIGERAAVNGLESAAAELLEFVRSIVPPPGEGNPLNLPAIIFLARDLGGTVVKQALLKAFFSSDPLDVFIIKNTTHLLFFGTPHRASEKFSWVLTISNIINYQTGETQGPWSSRVTRQMAESHEATASQFNMLARRCSFKIINYFQVKLDDELYEIIVEKFAATLEFD; this is encoded by the exons ATGCAACGGTATAGATATACTAGGCTCAGAAGGTTGGCTCGTCAAAATTCTTGGAACGACGTATCTGATGAAACTGAGACGAAGACTtcggagcagcagccgcatgAAAGCAACTCAGACAAGCCGGCTGATACTAATAAAGATAGCAATAGCGTAAATAAAAGTAGCTTTCGCGTCGA AATATTCAGCGTTAGTGGGGTGGATGGGAAGCATGTTCAGCTGCAAGAGACTCCGTCTTGCCCATTTGAAAAACCTTCAGAATTCATCTTCAATCCCAAGTCAATCATCGGCGAACGCGCGGCCGTGAATGGGCTTGAAAGCGCTGCCGCCGAGCTCCTTGAATTTGTTCGAAGCATCGTCCCCCCACCTGGAGAGGGAAAT CCCTTGAACCTTCCAGCCATAATTTTCCTCGCTCGAGATCTTGGCGGAACAGTTGTTAAGCAG GCGTTGCTTAAGgcattcttctcctcagaTCCCCTTGATGTGTTTATCATTAAAAATACCACCCATCTG CTCTTTTTCGGTACACCACACAGAGCTTCAGAGAAATTCTCATGGGTCCTCACAATCTCCAATATAATCAACTATCAGACGGGAGAAACCCAAGGCCCATGGTCTTCTCGCGTAACTCGCCAGATGGCTGAGTCTCATGAAGCCACTGCAAGCCAATTCAACATGCTAGCCCGCCGATGTTCATTCAAAATCATCAACTACTTCCAAGTAAAATTGGACGACGAGTTGTACGAGATA ATAGTCGAAAAATTTGCTGCAACGCTAGAATTCGACTGA
- a CDS encoding uncharacterized protein (EggNog:ENOG41), which translates to MGKLLTEGLDANQADNSGDTPLILAAKFGHFSIVQQLLDVKANPSFVGSQTSQTALHVASAYGYLDIVELLLSYGPSVIKTQDCNGNTPLHRALLNDHREISMRLLQEYPKPISSLAAALPIEDTGLSISIVDIINLDSLSPLNIAIKQGRADVVQNLLKKGARANIVDKDGRTAAHYAAALKDSAILSQLLDDANSNVDVNAKDNSGMTPLHIASSQGWVTGIKKLIESEADCSVTDAQQRSPLEIASGRGYSNAVETMLFLCHRSQLTAGFFKAVLGNHISVAERLMDGGADKNALMPLPGSPSALHYAVAESNVRLVQALIMRRAELNLQDQEGRTPLYEAASRNVANCLKLLINAGANINITDNSDISPLAAAAAQNHEHSIDLLLEFTAQSAMLQGADESISLDIALQTRQSVLAKIVRRLVRDKTKWDVSDSALKLLMQNDNEALAKLRTLLKAGLQHNRIIGDYGTMLHHAVLWDDIGLVKLLAEDDHAQPGIVFKEYGTPLQIAAEQASYNAPEIIQILLSAGADPMLGSGGRGSPLHAAASMRNGRCEGRYEEIFKTIVNHTPDTLHKEAGNFPTVLQSAVASGTLEMVKLVIESGAHLDVIAGKWGTPLHLAVASTYRAETDLLLYHDDSSLTVGSIDQEGRIPLHMTPRSDYFWQSEFYEMTRSEEYGPLYREFQKRHLLHFCAGNGCESLLSMILKAKPEAVRDIDEDGWTPLHWACRQKNSVDIIHILLDNGAEKNAATKRGWRPIDVAKYHGDIANEHMDEKTLSCLQPNNDAVNSIETSNTDCQEEETLPIKFSRQMTQHKCDSCFCVTDLWPTVSL; encoded by the exons ATGGGGAAATTGCTAACAGAAGGCCTCGATGCAAACCAAGCAGATAACTCGGGAGATACTCCGTTAATTCTCGCAGCCAAGTTTGGCCACTTCTCGATAGTGCAACAGCTGCTTGATGTCAAGGCCAACCCATCCTTTGTTGGATCTCAAACTTCTCAAACAGCGTTACATGTTGCCAGTGCATATGGGTATCTAGATAtcgttgagcttcttctcagtTACGGTCCATCAGTCATCAAAACTCAAGATTGCAATGGAAATACGCCTCTGCATCGTGCCCTATTGAATGATCATAGAGAGATATCAATGCGCCTCTTACAAGAGTATCCAAAACCAATTAGCTCGCTCGCTGCTGCACTCCCAATAGAGGATACCGGATTAAGCATCTCTATTGTAGACATCATAAACTTGGATTCTCTATCGCCCCTTAACATTGCTATCAAACAGGGTAGAGCCGATGTGGTCCAGAATCTTCTCAAGAAGGGGGCGAGGGCAAATATTGTTGATAAAGACGGCAGAACTGCCGCACACTACGCAGCCGCTCTCAAAGATTCAGCTATTCTGTCGCAATTACTAGATGATGCGAACTCAAATGTGGACGTAAATGCCAAAGACAATTCCGGCATGACTCCTTTACACATTGCATCGTCGCAAGGCTGGGTCACAggtattaaaaagctaatagaGTCGGAGGCTGACTGTAGCGTCACAGACGCACAGCAGCGTAGCCCTCTCGAAATTGCTAGTGGAAGAGGGTATAGTAACGCAGTTGAGACAATGCTTTTTCTGTGTCATCGCAGCCAACTCACAGCTGGTTTCTTCAAGGCAGTTTTAGGGAACCACATCAGTGTTGCTGAGCGTTTAATGGATGGTGGAGCTGACAAAAACGCTCTCATGCCGTTGCCGGGCTCTCCGTCGGCTCTACATTATGCAGTTGCGGAATCTAACGTAAGATTAGTCCAAGCATTAATCATGCGGAGGGCAGAACTTAATCTTCAGGATCAAGAGGGAAGAACCCCTTTATATGAAGCCGCTTCCCGTAACGTGGCCAACTGTCTCAAGCTTCTCATCAATGCCGGTGCCAATATCAATATTACCGATAATTCTGACATCAGCcctctggcagcagcagcagcacagaaCCATGAGCATTCTATCGACCTTTTGCTCGAGTTCACGGCGCAATCTGCTATGTTACAGGGAGCCGATGAGTCGATAAGCTTAGACATAGCTTTGCAAACCAGACAAAGTGTATTAGCAAAGATTGTGCGGCGCTTAGTCCGCGACAAGACCAAATGGGACGTATCGGATTCTGCATTAAAATTGTTGATGCAGAACGATAATGAGGCCTTGGCAAAGCTGCGAACTCTCCTTAAAGCCGGGCTGCAACACAATCGCATTATTGGCGACTACGGCACGATGTTGCATCACGCTGTCCTTTGGGATGACATTGGCCTTGTTAAGTTACTGGCTGAAGATGATCATGCCCAGCCTGGTAttgtatttaaagaatatggTACACCACTCCAAATTGCCGCTGAGCAGGCTAGCTATAATGCACCGGAAATTATACAAATTCTTCTCAGTGCAGGAGCTGACCCGATGCTTGGCAGCGGAGGACGAGGCTCTCCCCTACATGCTGCCGCATCCATGCGCAATGGACGTTGCGAAGGCAGATATGAAGAAATATTCAAAACTATTGTTAATCATACGCCTGATACACTACATAAAGAGGCCGGTAATTTTCCAACAGTCTTACAATCCGCTGTTGCCTCTGGCACACTTGAAATGGTGAAGTTAGTGATTGAGAGCGGCGCTCATCTTGATGTTATTGCTGGAAAATGGGGGACGCCACTGCATCTCGCGGTAGCATCTACATATCGAGCCGAAACAGACCTGCTCCTCTATCATGATGATAGCTCACTGACTGTAGGTAGTATTGATCAGGAAGGCAGGATACCATTGCACATGACACCACGGAGCGATTATTTCTGGCAGTCGGAATTCTATGAAATGACCCGTAGTGAAGAATATGGACCTCTCTATAGAGAATTCCAAAAACGCCATCTGCTGCATTTCTGTGCGGGAAATGGTTGTGAAAGCCTGCTGTCGATGATCCTCAAAGCTAAGCCTGAGGCAGTACGTGATATAGACGAGGACGGTTGGACGCCACTTCACTGGGCATGCCGTCAAAAGAACTCCGTGGATATTATTCATATACTACTCGACAACGGGGCAGAAAAGAATGCTGCAACTAAGAGAGGATGGCGACCAATTGATGTTGCTAAATATCATGGCGACATTGCTAACGAACACATGGATGAAAAAACACTTTCTTGTCTACAGCCTAATAACGATGCAGTGAATAGCATTGAAACATCAAACACGgactgccaagaagaagagacacTTCCCATCAAGTTTTCCCGCCAAATGACGCAACACAAATGCGACTCGTGTTTTTGCGTAA CCGATCTATGGCCCACGGTATCATTGTAG
- a CDS encoding uncharacterized protein (EggNog:ENOG41), which translates to MAMSASNSERASGNRNVLRLSIHNEEGIEEKVRIDSIIDAEAAAKERRRTQNRIAQRKHRRRKAEKKLSAMSTSPDIRVLSHPGPCCSCVTGRPGNVGTEDYSQNFISITSPNSSYGPLTPSAFSDYEGHSTVSAREVIGNELPNQWSPFWSATSPLFDTDANVLPPGDALDGRSHSPIPSSASLDIQSFQDSQSSASALPYDVSPGLLRRQKSNSLSPEAPIGGQFPLHLAARGGYIGTISLLISRGARLDIKDTYGRTALHYAAEAGQFEAVTMLLSLGANPFLADGEGCSSLHVAASKGREDIVRVLMERGMDPNLGVGSDNEAP; encoded by the exons ATGGCAATGTCAGCGTCCAACTCAGAGCGAGCTTCCGGCAATCGAAATGTACTAAGGCTTTCTATTCATAATGAAGAGGGAATTGAAGAGAAGGTTAGAATTGATAGCATTATCGATGCTGAGGCAGCTGCAAAGGAGAGACGCAGAACGCAAAACAGAATTGCTCAGCGGAAACACA GGCGCCGAAAGGCCGAGAAGAAACTATCTGCCATGTCCACATCACCTGATATTCGAGTGCTGTCTCACCCTGGGCCCTGCTGCTCTTGCGTTACAGGACGGCCAGGGAATGTTGGGACAGAGGATTACAGCCAGAATTTCATATCCATCACATCCCCAAACTCATCCTATGGTCCTCTTACTCCTTCGGCTTTTTCTGATTATGAGGGCCATTCCACCGTGTCCGCCAGAGAGGTGATCGGCAACGAGCTCCCCAACCAGTGGTCTCCATTTTGGTCAGCGACATCTCCATTATTCGACACCGACGCTAATGTCCTGCCGCCCGGAGACGCTCTTGATGGCCGTAGCCACAGCCCCATCCCAAGTTCAGCATCACTGGATATTCAGTCTTTTCAGGATTCGCAGTCTTCGGCGTCAGCCCTGCCGTACGACGTATCTCCGGGCCTCttgagaagacaaaaaagtaATTCACTATCCCCAGAAGCACCTATCGGTGGCCAATTCCCTCTGCATTTGGCTGCAAGGGGTGGGTACATAGGAACTATAAGCCTCCTCATTAGCAGAGGAGCTAGGCTAGACATTAAAGACACATATGGGCGAACTGCGCTGCACTatgctgctgaggctggtCAATTCGAGGCTGTGACCATGCTACTCTCCTTGGGAGCAAACCCTTTTCTGGCAGACGGCGAAGGATGTAGTAGCTTACATGTCGCTGCCAGTAAGGGTCGAGAAGACATAGTTCGGGTGCTGATGGAGCGGGGGATGGATCCAAATCTTGGAGTTGGGAGTGACAATGAAGCACCCtga
- a CDS encoding uncharacterized protein (EggNog:ENOG41), with amino-acid sequence MVFQAPTGNLDVLTCYLLASISQDELRAFKAAFELGNFARFSPMLKIKIVRPPEDYIGQSHEYIRRKEDEAGRQRAFLILDDKAMENDAVWYISYFADDEPPEDQWAVSKEVLWKMLIRTDKLATVYVNYGISNTSLQEDLGNCGVEFPVKEGYEQPEVFDYKMDMHKVQYSQPTWVRAEPQEYELNKGGEEFGTYVASPNTLARLKDGIAEESGVLNDWVTPYPAGPFRMPDGTKKEFPEGTMVLQLKLNPDFPWPPFKWPKGSL; translated from the coding sequence ATGGTCTTCCAGGCACCCACAGGGAACCTTGATGTGCTAACATGCTACCTTCTCGCCAGCATCTCTCAGGATGAGCTTCGGGCTTTCAAGGCAGCCTTTGAACTAGGTAATTTCGCACGGTTTTCTCCCATGCTGAAGATCAAAATTGTTCGCCCTCCCGAAGACTACATTGGCCAGTCTCACGAATACATTCGccgcaaagaagatgaagctggccGCCAAAGGGCTTTTCTCATCCTGGATGACAAAGCGATGGAAAACGACGCTGTGTGGTACATTTCTTATTTTGCAGACGATGAGCCTCCTGAGGATCAGTGGGCTGTGAGCAAAGAAGTTCTATGGAAAATGCTCATCAGAACTGATAAGTTGGCGACGGTGTATGTGAACTACGGCATTAGCAACACATCTCTCCAAGAAGACTTGGGCAACTGCGGCGTGGAGTTTCCTGTAAAAGAGGGGTATGAACAGCCCGAAGTTTTCGATTACAAGATGGATATGCACAAAGTACAATACAGCCAGCCGACATGGGTCAGGGCTGAGCCCCAAGAATACGAATTAAATAAAGGCGGCGAAGAGTTCGGGACATATGTCGCATCACCAAATACACTTGCAAGGCTAAAAGATGGAATTGCAGAAGAGTCAGGAGTATTGAACGACTGGGTAACACCTTATCCAGCGGGCCCGTTTCGAATGCCAGATGGAACGAAGAAGGAATTTCCCGAGGGCACAATGGTTCTGCAGTTAAAACTTAACCCTGATTTTCCCTGGCCACCTTTTAAGTGGCCCAAAGGGTCACTATAA
- a CDS encoding uncharacterized protein (EggNog:ENOG41~TransMembrane:1 (o296-318i)): MQNFPTLVFIPGAWHAATCYDLVIELLQEKHNLKCIAVTLPSTTGDPNASFKDDLDAARKAVSDETSCGRDVIVIAHSYGGIVGNSVIKGFARPRETAKGTSIQHAEASQGPATGHVIGLILIASGYTFTGLAFMDPFFGRPPPTWRVNKATGFAEIVIPTREFFYHDLTADEAEYRCSQLRPQSLKALFEGGEYSYSGWLDVPSWYIGTIEDYGLPVVVQRMNVGMARGMGASVEHRELQTSHSPFLSQPEATVHIMVEAVEAFTGRRVGDIAAKRGQDNRVKLPEPRLWQPFTWFKFGLPLVLGHIIGKCVLVFNWGRSLWKYR, encoded by the coding sequence ATGCAAAACTTTCCGACGCTAGTCTTCATCCCGGGTGCATGGCATGCGGCTACATGCTACGATCTAGTTATCGAACTCCTGCAGGAGAAGCACAATCTGAAATGCATCGCAGTAACTCTCCCTTCAACAACCGGAGATCCAAATGCGAGTTTTAAAGATGATCTCGACGCCGCCAGGAAAGCAGTTTCTGACGAAACAAGCTGTGGACGAGACGTGATAGTTATTGCCCACTCGTACGGTGGTATAGTTGGAAACAGCGTCATCAAGGGTTTCGCGCGACCACGAGAAACCGCCAAAGGAACCAGTATTCAGCATGCAGAGGCGTCACAAGGCCCAGCCACTGGCCATGTCATTGGGCTTATCCTTATTGCTTCTGGCTACACCTTTACAGGACTTGCCTTTATGGATCCATTCTTCGGCCGTCCACCCCCTACTTGGCGCGTAAATAAAGCTACTGGATTTGCCGAAATCGTTATTCCTACGCGCGAGTTCTTCTACCATGATCTAACAGCCGACGAGGCAGAGTATCGATGCTCTCAGCTCAGGCCACAGAGTCTCAAGGCGTTGTTTGAGGGAGGTGAATACTCATACTCTGGCTGGCTAGATGTGCCTTCCTGGTATATTGGCACCATTGAAGATTATGGGCTACCAGTGGTAGTGCAGCGCATGAATGTCGGAATGGCGAGAGGAATGGGTGCTTCTGTTGAGCACAGGGAACTGCAGACTAGCCACTCCCCGTTCTTGAGCCAGCCGGAAGCGACTGTACACATCATGGTAGAGGCCGTCGAAGCATTTACTGGGAGGCGAGTAGGAGATATAGCGGCGAAGAGAGGGCAAGATAATAGGGTAAAGCTGCCTGAGCCTAGACTGTGGCAGCCTTTTACTTGGTTCAAGTTTGGGCTGCCACTTGTCCTTGGTCACATAATTGGAAAATGTGTCTTGGTTTTCAACTGGGGTAGGAGCCTGTGGAAATATAGGTAG
- a CDS encoding uncharacterized protein (EggNog:ENOG41), translated as MASPAPQVQIIDKLDHTKQYIVTLHDAYPLPPLAKGNIRIRSRIISLTLNNFTYAQLGHVLGWWNVWAAIPSLPAPYDDPSKYGRISAWGYCEVTESENDKIPVGTQLYGYIPIGDYPETLQVVVDDETGHILETTERRAGLMHIYNRYQPSPPGVDPLSADRSSAAWDSVARALGETGYLLNRYAFGWDKTKVVNPSGASLPWSSDDADLTDAVVIFFGASGKTALSLAHQLRRARPTEHQPRKLVAVGSAKSRDFTEGTGLFSDVLLYEDLASGTDASIAAKLGIDANTKVLLANFSGRGTADQELRAALTRVSKSVAILMVGGDPTGNGSGLGNMPRSVLQCSASHLRDAALEMDGAAAFFENSAREWNRFKEDVAAKAMKLQWGKGLEEYSQGWDALCNGSVDPTLGLVYEI; from the coding sequence ATGGCCTCACCCGCTCCTCAAGTGCAAATAATAGACAAATTGGACCACACAAAGCAATATATAGTCACTCTCCATGATGCGTATCCTCTACCCCCTTTAGCGAAGGGCAATATTCGCATTCGCAGTCGTATTATCTCCCTCACTCTTAATAACTTCACCTATGCCCAGCTGGGCCATGTCCTGGGCTGGTGGAATGTCTGGGCCGCAATTCCATCACTACCAGCGCCCTACGATGACCCTTCCAAGTACGGTCGCATCTCGGCTTGGGGCTACTGTGAGGTAACTGAGAGCGAGAACGACAAAATCCCGGTCGGAACTCAGCTATACGGCTACATTCCCATTGGAGACTATCCAGAGACTCTTCAGGTGGTTGTTGACGACGAGACTGGTCATATTTTGGAAACTACTGAACGGAGAGCCGGCcttatgcatatatataacCGCTATCAGCCATCTCCTCCAGGGGTGGACCCGTTATCAGCAGACAGGTCATCCGCGGCCTGGGACTCGGTTGCGCGAGCTCTGGGCGAGACCGGCTATTTGCTAAACCGCTATGCCTTTGGCTGGGACAAGACAAAGGTCGTCAATCCATCAGGCGCCTCATTGCCATGGAGCTCAGACGACGCAGATCTAACAGACGCCGTGGTGATATTTTTCGGGGCATCTGGCAAAACTGCACTGAGTCTCGCACACCAGCTCCGCCGAGCACGGCCCACCGAACACCAGCCTCGCAAGCTCGTGGCAGTTGGATCGGCCAAATCACGAGACTTCACTGAGGGGACTGGTCTGTTTAGCGATGTGTTATTGTACGAGGACCTTGCTAGTGGAACCGATGCCAGCATTGCCGCCAAACTGGGGATAGATGCCAACACCAAGGTGTTACTCGCCAACTTTAGTGGGCGAGGCACGGCTGACCAGGAGCTGCGTGCTGCCTTGACTCGCGTGTCCAAAAGCGTTGCCATTCTTATGGTGGGCGGCGATCCGACGGGTAATGGCTCTGGGCTGGGTAATATGCCGAGAAGCGTCCTTCAATGCAGTGCTTCTCACCTGCGAGATGCCGCCCTAGAGATGGAtggtgcagcagcattcTTTGAGAATTCAGCTCGCGAATGGAATCGATTCAAGGAGGACGTGGCGGCCAAAGCAATGAAATTGCAATGGGGCAAAGGATTAGAGGAATATTCACAAGGCTGGGATGCGCTATGTAATGGGAGTGTCGACCCAACTCTTGGCTTGGTGTATGAAATTTAG
- a CDS encoding uncharacterized protein (EggNog:ENOG41~TransMembrane:1 (i80-102o)), translating to MSRLPDYESAGPGAPSEGGYSALEVSHRLSGSGAPEVYRAYDGLEVANGNMSAVGSEVKVDTGAAIEEQLPQRSPRRKRLWIIVAAVVLLLVVVAAVVGGVVGSRHQHKTTTASNSSNPSSDSSPTSASTSSSTPSSTPSSTSPNAAYSSSSIAVTGWWTSTSSYSIRLFYQGKDEHLRLIGYDSTDGMWSTVTTLTGPTLRLGSPIAACNYNSTLYFSSAVTSTNNFTQIDIFYVDKLGQIQEWEVLEQKVPTVQTSNINGTISSLGLKPAANSRLATYWPSLIFQDELNQLQETYYTTSNKWLQNPLNLPSQNHSALVEVAYSTSSARQGGGNFIYQGDDQKLLAEGRSSSTASLKADAPTVSIPPKSPIGAFSVPRNSQANSPMNTYTLWQNSTGGIQITWMDDDNGWQTTSTPDSFGRPDKGTDIACLTPSAYSLTPLQPKYDMARCYYLVDGRIREVKYDGSNWSVIGNVPLG from the exons ATGAGCAGGTTACCCGATTATGAGTCTGCGGGGCCGGGCGCGCCCTCTGAAGGTGGTTATTCTGCATTGGAGGTCTCCCACAGACTTAGTGGCTCGGGCGCACCTGAGGTATACCGCGCCTACGATGGATTGGAGGTAGCAAACGGCAATATGAGCGCCGTGGGTAGCGAGGTCAAAGTTGATACCGGAGCAGCCATTGAAGAGCAATTACCACAAAGAAGTCCGCGAAGAAAGAGGTTATGGATTATTGTTGCAGCCGTTGTTCTcctgttggtggtggtggcggccgtAGTAGGCGGCGTTGTTGGATCGCGACATCAACACAAAACCACCACAGCCTCGAATTCTTCAAATCCTTCTTCAGATTCTTCTCCAACTTCTGCTTcgacctcttcttcaaccccCTCTTCTACCCCGTCATCGACGTCGCCAAACGCTGCCTATTCTAGTTCAAGCATTGCAGTAACTGGTTGGTGGACATCCACGTCCAGCTACAGTATCCGCCTCTTCTATCAGGGAAAAGACGAACATCTACGTTTGATAGGCTACGACTCCACAGATGGCATGTGGTCAACAGTAACAACCCTTACCGGCCCGACTCTTAGGCTGGGTAGTCCGATTGCAGCGTGCAATTATAACTCTACTTTGTATTTCAGTTCTGCGGTAACTTCTACAAAT AATTTTACTCAAATTGATATTTTTTATGTGGACAAATTGGGCCAAATACAAGAGTGGGAGGTCCTAGAACAGAAAGTGCCTACGGTTCAAACCTCTAATATTAACGGAACAATCTCCTCTCTCGGCTTGAAGCCAGCTGCGAATTCGAGACTTGCAACATACTGGCCTAGCCTTATTTTCCAAGACGAACTTAATCAACTACAAGAGACTTATTATACCACAAGTAACAAGTGGCTACAGAATCCTCTGAATCTCCCGTCCCAAAACCATTCAGCACTGGTAGAGGTCGCCTATTCGACAAGCTCAGCAAGGCAAGGCGGCGGAAATTTCATCTATCAGGGTGATGACCAGAAGCTCCTTGCCGAGGGGAGAAGTAGCTCCACCGCATCATTGAAAGCGG ATGCACCAACGGTTTCTATCCCACCCAAGTCTCCCATTGGGGCCTTCTCCGTTCCACGAAATTCACAGGCAAACAGCCCTAtgaatacttatactttgTGGCAAAATAGTACTGGCGGTATTCAAATAACCTGGatggatgatgataatggcTGGCAAACTACATCAACACCGGATTCCTTTGGAAGACCCGATAAAGGCACAGATATAGCTTGCCTCACGCCATCTGCTTACTCCCTTACCCCGTTACAGCCTAAATACGATATGGCCCGCTGCTACTACTTAGTAGATGGGCGAATAAGAGAAGTAAAATACGATGGCTCAAATTGGTCTGTTATTGGAAATGTGCCATTGGGATAA